One stretch of Spirochaetaceae bacterium DNA includes these proteins:
- a CDS encoding M28 family metallopeptidase, with translation MNDLPPELKHDLTAFTKSSNRFEYIRQWLKRCGIEGKKIETQGLRHLLVRFNGPYDQQKKVKTLVAHYDKLPFTPAANDNSAAVFQLMCHAGRLAAGGRHGNTQILFTDGEEIIDGPLSKQGSYQLATIFKNYGISNCQFYVFDMCGIGDCLVLGGASSIVLEQAMREGRIKEIFYHEAINELAICAQLIKSFQGRKADWIYALFSDDLGFLLNGYPAVFFSTLPSQEAAVAHQDWKKVFNSQSAMDSLKRGYLNSEFQNIMRPLLPKSWQTMHTIHDTVDKLEKRAFVLMEEFLNFISFQV, from the coding sequence ATGAACGATTTACCGCCCGAACTTAAACACGACCTAACTGCCTTTACTAAAAGCTCTAACCGCTTTGAGTATATTAGGCAATGGTTAAAGCGGTGCGGGATAGAGGGCAAAAAGATAGAAACACAAGGGCTAAGGCATTTATTGGTACGTTTTAACGGCCCTTATGACCAGCAAAAAAAAGTTAAAACCTTAGTAGCTCACTACGATAAATTACCTTTTACCCCCGCCGCCAACGATAATAGCGCCGCCGTCTTTCAGTTAATGTGCCACGCCGGGCGGCTGGCGGCCGGCGGCCGGCATGGCAATACGCAAATTTTATTTACCGATGGCGAAGAAATTATCGATGGGCCGCTCTCTAAACAAGGCAGTTACCAACTGGCCACTATTTTTAAAAATTATGGCATAAGCAACTGCCAGTTTTATGTTTTTGATATGTGCGGTATCGGCGATTGTTTGGTGCTTGGCGGGGCGTCATCGATAGTGCTGGAGCAAGCTATGCGCGAAGGCCGCATTAAAGAGATATTTTACCACGAAGCCATTAACGAGCTGGCTATTTGCGCCCAGCTGATTAAAAGCTTTCAGGGCCGTAAGGCCGATTGGATTTACGCCCTTTTTAGCGATGATTTAGGCTTTTTGCTTAATGGGTACCCCGCCGTCTTTTTTTCTACCCTGCCTAGTCAAGAAGCCGCCGTTGCTCATCAAGATTGGAAAAAAGTTTTTAACAGCCAAAGCGCGATGGATAGCCTTAAGCGTGGTTATCTTAACAGCGAGTTTCAAAATATTATGCGGCCGCTTTTGCCTAAAAGCTGGCAAACTATGCACACCATTCATGACACCGTAGATAAGCTAGAAAAACGTGCCTTTGTACTAATGGAAGAGTTTTTAAATTTTATATCGTTTCAGGTATAA